Below is a genomic region from Sulfitobacter sp. OXR-159.
CGAAGCCTTTCATGTCGTGCCCGGTCAGGAAGCGGACCGAGGCATTGCGGCCCCGTTTGGTCAGGCTTTGACCGATGCCCGCCACAGCGGCGGAGGCGGCGGTGATGCCGGGCACGATGTGCCAGCCGATGCCATGGGCGTCGACCGCGTCGATCTCTTCGTCAAGGCGGCCAAAGACGGTGGCATCGCCGGATTTCAGCCGCACGACCTGTGCGCCGCTTTGGGCGTGCTCGACCAGCAGGGCGTTGATGTGCTCTTGGGCCGTGGAGGGGCCAAAGCCCTCTTTGCCCACGTCGATCATCAGCGCTTCGCGGCGGGCGAGTTCGAGGATTTCGGGGCTGATCAGGCGGTCGTAGATCACCACGTCGGCCTCATCCAGCGCGCGGCGAGCTTTGAGCGTCAGCAGTTCCGGATCGCCGGGGCCGCCGCCAACGAAAGCCACATGACCGTCGCGGGCTTCGCGGGCGAGGTGGGTCTGCAACAGGTCTTTCAACGCCGGGCGCACGCTATCCTTGCCTTCGGCCATGGCGCGGGGGCCAGTGGCGAAGTAATACTCACGCCAGAAATCGCGGCGCGCCCGGCCCATGGGCAGGGCGTCGGCCAGCTTGCGAAAGCCTTTGCCGATCCGCGCGAGCGGGCCAAGGGTGACGGGCAGACGCTCTTCCAAGTCGGCTTTGATGGCGCGGGCCAGCACCGGGGCGGCGCCTTCGGTGCCGATGGCCACGGTCACCGGGTCACGGTCGACGATGGCGGGGGTGATGAACTGGCTATCATGCAGGTTGTCGACGATGTTCATCAATACGCCCGCCGCGCGGGCAAGGGCTGCATTCTCGGCATCCAGCGCGTCATCTTCATCGGCTGCGTAGAACAATAGTGCACCGGGCAGGTCGGTGGCAGTGAGGGCGCGGCGGTGCAGGGTCAGCTTGCCCGCCGCCTGCCATTCGACAAGCTCTGGCGCGGGGTCGGGCGCAAAGATATGCAGCGCAGCTTTGGTCTTCATCAGCAGGCGCAACTTGGCCAGCGCCGCTTCGCCGCCGCCGGAAAGGAGGATCTTTTGCTCGCTCGTGGCGAGGAAGATGGGAAAGTGATCCATGATGCGCCCTGTATTCTGTTTGACGTGACCTCTTATATAGGAAATATTCCCGATAATTGGCTAGTTGCTGGCGCAGATAAGAACATGTGTTCGCTATGGCCGTAGGTGGAGTATGAACGTCCTGCCGGGACGAGAGAGAAGAGAATGACTGTCCGAATTGATGAGACCGACCGGAAGATTTTGGCGCAGCTGCAACGGGATGCGAGCCAATCGCTGGACGATATCGCCCGCGAAGTAGGCTCTTCGAAGACGCCCGTGTGGAATCGGATCCGCAAATTGCGCGAGGCCGGGGTGATTGGCCAGCAGACGGTTGTGCTTGATTCAGAGGCACTTGGATTCGAGGCGTGCTTTTTCGTTCTGATCCGCACGTCAGAGCATGAGGCGGCGTGGCAGGCGGCGTTTTTGCAGGCGTTGAAAGACCGGCCCGAGGTGCAGGAAGCGCACCGTTTGGCAGGGGATATCGATTATATCCTGAAAGTGCGGGTCAAGAACGCGCGGGCCTATGACGTGTTCTATCAGGCACTGATCTCAGAGGTGAAGGTGCATAACGTCACGGCGCTTTTGTCGATGGAAGAGATCAAATCAACGACGATGCTGCCGCTTTAAGAACGCGGGGCGGGGCATCACAGCCCGCCCCGGTTGTCTTCAGGACTGCGCGAGTGCTGCCACGATGGGCGCGAAGTCTTCGGCCTTGAGGCTGGCCCCACCCACAAGCGCGCCGTCGACGTTTTCCACCGCGAAAATCTCGACAGCATTCGCGGCCTTGACCGAGCCGCCGTAGAGCAGGGGAAGCGCATTGCCGATCTCTGCACCGAAACGATCGATCAGGCGCGTGCGGATGAAGTCATGTACTTCTTTGATCTGTGCGATGCTGGGCACTTTACCGGTGCCAATGGCCCAGATGGGCTCATAGGCGATCACGGTATTTTCCGCATCAACCGCATCGGGGAGGGAGCCGTCGAGTTGCCCGCCGATGACGTCGAGCGTTTGATCAGCGTCCCGCTCGGCCTCGCTCTCGCCAATGCAGACGATGGCGGTGAGACCCGCGGCCCAGGCGGCACAGGTCTTGGCCTGGACGTCGGCGTCGGTTTCCCGGTGGGCATCGCGGCGCTCTGAATGGCCGAGGATCACATGGGTGGCGCCGCTGTCGGCGACCATCGTGGCGGAGATGTCACCCGTATAGGCGCCTGCGCCTTCGGTATGGCAATCCTGCGCACCGATTTGGATCGGGCTGCCGTGGGTGGCGTCAGTGGCGCGGAACAGCAATGTGCTGGGCGGGCAGATCACGACCTGCGGCGGGTTTTCGGGCAGGCCGGTGGCAAGGCTGTGAAGCTCTGCCAAAGAGGCGGCGGTGCCGTTCATCTTCCAGTTGCCGGCGGCGATTTTGGGGCGCATCGGATCCGTCCTGATCTGTTGATATTGCTAGATCAGTTCGCAGGCCCGCTGCCTTTCGTCAAGACCGTGAGCCTGACGGGCGCGCTTACTTCGCGCCCAAGCTCTCGTCGAACTTGATGGATTCCCCGCAGCCGCAGGCTTCGGTCACATTGGGATTGCGGAACTTGAAACCGGACTCGAGCAGCGTTGTCTCATAGTCGATTTCGGTGCCAAAGAGGAACATCTGCGCCATCGGTGCGATCATCACCCGCGCGCCGTCTTGCTCAACCACCTCATCGTTGGGGTCGGTCGCTTCGACGTATTCCATGGTGTATTCCATCCCCGCACAGCCGCCTTTTTTGACGCCAATGCGCAGCCCTGC
It encodes:
- the cysG gene encoding siroheme synthase CysG; the protein is MDHFPIFLATSEQKILLSGGGEAALAKLRLLMKTKAALHIFAPDPAPELVEWQAAGKLTLHRRALTATDLPGALLFYAADEDDALDAENAALARAAGVLMNIVDNLHDSQFITPAIVDRDPVTVAIGTEGAAPVLARAIKADLEERLPVTLGPLARIGKGFRKLADALPMGRARRDFWREYYFATGPRAMAEGKDSVRPALKDLLQTHLAREARDGHVAFVGGGPGDPELLTLKARRALDEADVVIYDRLISPEILELARREALMIDVGKEGFGPSTAQEHINALLVEHAQSGAQVVRLKSGDATVFGRLDEEIDAVDAHGIGWHIVPGITAASAAVAGIGQSLTKRGRNASVRFLTGHDMKGFADHDWAALARPNEVAAIYMGKKSARFVQGRLLMHGADRATPVTVIENASRADQRVVSTTLNDLPRDLADAEMTGPALTFYGLAPRAAVQAATQTPLEELA
- a CDS encoding Lrp/AsnC family transcriptional regulator — encoded protein: MTVRIDETDRKILAQLQRDASQSLDDIAREVGSSKTPVWNRIRKLREAGVIGQQTVVLDSEALGFEACFFVLIRTSEHEAAWQAAFLQALKDRPEVQEAHRLAGDIDYILKVRVKNARAYDVFYQALISEVKVHNVTALLSMEEIKSTTMLPL
- the tpiA gene encoding triose-phosphate isomerase, with protein sequence MRPKIAAGNWKMNGTAASLAELHSLATGLPENPPQVVICPPSTLLFRATDATHGSPIQIGAQDCHTEGAGAYTGDISATMVADSGATHVILGHSERRDAHRETDADVQAKTCAAWAAGLTAIVCIGESEAERDADQTLDVIGGQLDGSLPDAVDAENTVIAYEPIWAIGTGKVPSIAQIKEVHDFIRTRLIDRFGAEIGNALPLLYGGSVKAANAVEIFAVENVDGALVGGASLKAEDFAPIVAALAQS
- a CDS encoding HesB/IscA family protein — protein: MFGIPGKQAVTMTPKAAGQIAKLMQSAGHAGLRIGVKKGGCAGMEYTMEYVEATDPNDEVVEQDGARVMIAPMAQMFLFGTEIDYETTLLESGFKFRNPNVTEACGCGESIKFDESLGAK